From the genome of Megachile rotundata isolate GNS110a chromosome 3, iyMegRotu1, whole genome shotgun sequence:
gtggggGACTTGAGGACGTGAAGATTTGGAagcttaaagatttgaaaatttatgggtttgaaaatatgtagatttcggaatttggagctttagtgatttagggatttagggacttggggcattgaggacgtggagatttggaagcttaaagatttgaagatttatgggTTTGAAAATATGTAGATTTCGGAGTTTGAAGCtttagtgatttagggatttagggagttcgGGCATTGAGGACGTGAAGATTTGGAAGCtttaagatttgaagatttatgggTTTGAAAATATGTAGATTTCGGAGTTTGGAGCtttagtgatttagggatttagagacttggggCATCGAGGACGTGAAGATTTGGAAGcttaaagatttgaagatttatgggTTTGAAAATATGTAGATTTCGGAGTTTGGAGCtttagtgatttagggatttagggagttggggcaTTGAGGACgtaaagatttgaggatttagaggtttgggaatATTTTGAGTTCGAATTCGAGTgtccaatatttaaaatttcttctgATTTGATCATTACAGTGGAAATCCGCGACAAATGGCAATGTTAGACGACAAATGCGTGAAAGATGACGTTATCATTGTTCAGGATCCttatctaaaattaaaatacaaagaaTGTGGAACTTCGACTGAAAAATTGTCGGCCTTAGCAGAAATCTCAGGTTCGGAACATGAAGGACCTACTAGAGATTACAACAATGCAACAGAACTGGTAATATCAAGTAAACGAACTATTCAATTGAATAacgtagaataaaataaataatcaccTTGCTGAGCTAAAAGTGTATCACATGTACATATCTCTATATATCATTAATTTCAGTGTTATCTGGATTCTATCTGAAAAGAGTGCAATTAGAGGTATTTAGCAgtgagatttaaaaatataagaatcaaAAATAGCAGTTTTTTTTAAAGCAatgaattttttgtaaaataacgagtttttctgtaaaattactattgaaaattaattataaaaaatgcattttttgtaaaataatgagttttttcgaaaattgggcaagtggcgccatctcttcggcgaacagggtgaattACACGcatttgaaactgtagtttcattAATTCCCTCattctaccgctagatggcgacaCATAACAGGGAAATCTTATTACCCTAAGAATTGTTCAAAAATGATAATGTTTTGGTAAAATCAAAATATTCCGAAGTTAATTAGTCTTGCACTCCGCCGTTATTTGATGCGTATCAatacgaaattaaattaataaaatcagtGTTTGAATTTTTTAGGAAAAAGTGTCGCCATCTCTTCGGCGAAGTATACACTTGAAGCTGTATTTCGTCGGTGATACAGGGAATGACAAATTTTCGAGACGCCAAAAACCATTTTCATAGGCATTTTCTTATACAAAAAAAGagcttatttacaaaatttgttttatgtCGAAGTTTTATCGAAAGTCGCAATTTTTGATCAGATATCACTCGTCGCTTCATGGTactattaatacaataattcaaaACGACCTCTCAAATAAATATACAGGGACCTACAATAGTTGTGAGACACCGTGTATACGAATGAGgcttttaaaatacaatttcttaaattgattattttacaacaaactgatatttattttattatacataaattgtaatttattattattaataaaccttgcaaaatattttcaaattcctaaattactatacaataacaatctgtTTTCTCTGACTCGTAACAGAACTACAGAATGATTAAATTAATGAagataattgattaattatgcCTTTTATGCTATTCCAGGCAATGGAATCATACGTTAAGGACGTCGAATTGAGTTCCATACCCGAAGGAGATTCTAAATGTTCCGTCAGTAAACCATTTTACAAAAGTCAGTACCAATGTGGTGGAGAATGTTGCGGCAACGAATGTTTCAGACCTTCGGTCGAGTTAAACAGCAGAGACATTCTCGCTACTTCATCCGACACAAAGAATGTACTAAAGTAATTAACTATTATCGAATTGATAAAACctctaacaatattaatattataaatttttcgaaACTTGTTCGTTACAGATCTCGAAGTACGATGAGCTCAAAGCTGCACGAAATGACAGAAGAGAACAACGGAAACTTGCATGTCACAAGTTACGCCAAGTACAATCACGAAGATGGTCGTTTTATGAAGTCGAGTAGTTTAAATAATCGCAAAGTTGACTTTCGAAAGGAGAGCACAGATTTTCATGAGGTAATTCAagtttattaaggaaaataattCGAGTTATTTAATCAAGGAAAtgcttaaatttttatttactcttGAACTGTGGTCAAGGTTACCTTTAAATGCaagcaaataattaaaaattttatcattttgactgttaataattctttaaaattatttaatgagtTCAGGAACAAAAttgtctttttttatttttattaagtaGCTTTATTTTTAGCAcataattttatcaataatCTCAGGGAAAAATTGAaggacaatttaaaaatatctttggACTCGTTAAAACTGAAAATaggataaatattatttattataatttaaattatacttatttacttatttacttatttacttatttacttaTACACTTATTTGCATATTTGCTTATTCacttatttacttattaatttattgtcTCCACAAGTGTGAAGAAAATGGACACCGATACGAAAACACGTGCAGGAGACAGAAGTCTAAAACCAGTAATTCGTCGAAAGGTTTTGACTGTAATGACGTTCCTTATTTCACCGATCGAAGTGCAGAAGCTGACGACGAAATTTCTCATCATGGAGAACGAATTACTAGGAAACATGATCTTGACGAGAAACCTCAGAGAgagaattatttatatatgaaaAGTTCGGAGGATTCCATCTTCGATCACGTTTGCGAGGATTTTGGTTCTGAACCTATTTTGAAAAGTAAGTTCAActttttgtaaatgaaaaatgatttttttttaagaaaatttatatataatacgtAATGTATTTACTCAGTTACTTTAGTCAGCTTAGTCAGTTTATTTTAATCTATTAAGTGCAAGAAACATATGCTTTCTGTATTTCAGTCAGTTAAATGTAAAAAGcgaatgttttttttttcatttcagtTAGTTAAGTGCAAAAagcaaacaatttttttatttcagtcagttaaatactaaaaataaatacattatcTTATTTTAGtctattaaaagtaaaaaaacaaatgctttttttatttcagtcagttaaaaacaaaaaacaaatacattattttattttagtctattaaatacaaaaaataaatgctTTCTTAATTGTAGTTCGTTAAGTGACTGTCCTGTGTTTGCTCATATATATATAAAGGctattaaatattcatataaagctacataataattaattaattaacgtaaTGAAATTATATGACTGATTCAGACCGAGTGAAACCTGCATTACTGCGAGCAGTAAATTGGATATTCGGTGGTTGTCCAGAGGCGTCGAAGTGCACGAAAGTCGGAAAGGAAGAGAACCACGAAGACAACAGCGAGTGGCTCCACTAATTAACAACCTATTCATTGTCACGCACTCGAACCGTCGGCAAAATAAGAATTCTACTATATCGAGTCTCTCTCAAAAATTGTACGAAAATCATTTCTATCAATTTTCACCACTGAGGTTgctattttgaataaataataaaagtctCGTACTTGACCGCTTGTTAATTGTCCAACAAATAACTGAACACTCGGTTGTTTTTTATGTTGCTTCTTATAATATGATATATTTATTCAATCATTGTCTTTTGATGTAAATGTGGTACATAAAGCAGTGCATTTAAAAgattaatatatgaaatattaatatatggAAGAAAGATTAATATGAAAGATTAATACATGGAATATGaaagattaatttaaaaatatgaaataatgatTTGCAagattaatttagaaatgtgaaactaTAATCTGATTCAAGAATTCGAAACCGTAATTTGATCGATTAATTCAAGAATATCAGATTGTAATTTGGTAGATTAATTTAGAGATCTGAACCtataattttcaagattaatttaggaatgtgaaactataatttcaaagattaatttaggaatctgaaaCTATAATTTGAAAGATTAATTGAAGAACGCGAAACTATGATTTCAAAGattaatttaagaatgtgaaacTGTAATTTGAAAGGTtaatttaggaatctgaaaCTATAATTTGAAAGAtcaatttaagaatatgaaacTATGGTATGACAGATTAATTTACGAATGGAAAACTATAATTTAagatgtaaatttaaataaatattttacggaTATAGTGGTCTcacgatctagggatataggttTATAAATCTTTTTGAAATCATCGTTactgatatgaaaatttgacagCTTAACGATATGTTAACTTTGAGTTAACTTTGAGTTTGATATGgagttataggaatttgggtacaTTTGCATCTGgggaaaattttgtaaatattgagatttggagatatagtgGTAGTTATGTAGAAATCTTTGAATCTGATCTAGGGATACAGTGGTCagaaaatttaaggatctagggatattgtgtACTAATTTAGctgtttttagatttctaatcTAAGACTCTAGGGATACTGAAGCTTGGAAGTCAaggaatgtagggatctagagatataaggggtctagggatataggggtctagggatataggggtctagggatataggggtctagggatataggggtctagggatataggggtctagggatataggggtctagggatataaggggtctagggatgtaggggtctagggatataggggtctagggatataggggtctagggatataaggggtctagggatgtaggaatatagtaatctagggatgtagaaatctagggatatagataCATAAAAATCTCGCGATCTAGGGATGTAAGTGTCTGCAAATCCAGCGATCTACAGATATAGAAATCAGAGAACATCAGTGaccaaaaaattgttaaatcttcagatgcaaaaattgttaaatcttgagatatagaaatttaggaatctagaaatgtagaaatataggcATTTCAGGAGAGACCACagtgtataataataaaaaaattttatgtcACGAGAAATAGAGATATGTAAATccaggaatctaagaatttaaggaTCCGTGGAATTTCCATTTGTACATAAGACACTCGGGCGTATAGTTTTATGGTGCACGTAAATAACGATTGCCGGTTGCGTTGCCGGTCGGTTAACAGACATCCGGTTCGTATCCGGAAGAAACATTGGCAGGGTTCCGTGAATTATTTTACGATCGCGCGGCGGATCGAGGCAGTCAATATTTGTGTCGATTTGTGGCCAGTGGGCGAGGTGCAGAAGAAGTTGTCGAAACACGGGCTTCTTCTGGTTGGTGCGCACTCCCGCGCCGGAAGTGAATATCGCTGGTACGTGGCTCGAGCGAGCAATAAAGAAGGCCCGGCTCGCGGAGCCAAAGCCGCCAAAAGAGAATGGGGAGAGACAGTCGCTCGGAGACCAAGAAGCGAGTTGGATCACGCAACGGAACCACGGCTATTGTCAGGAAACACGTGATCTCACGCGCGTCGGATCGATCGTTGACACTCGTGGATTCCCGATATCGATACTCTACCGATTCGATTCCCTGCGGAGCCGTTAACGGGTTAAAACGTTGTCTGCCGCGAAATCGACTAACTTACACGAGAGGCTGTTATGTTCGCCGGTCGTACGAGCTGATAGAAAGTGTTTCGAGGAATGCCGAGGGAGTGATACAACGGTTGTGTTCTGACCGACTGGTAAGTGCGATCGCGTTCACCGAGCGACAAAAATAAACTAAGGTTCTTAACAGTTATTGGAAATCGTATTGGAGAGTGATCGATCGGTACCTTGACTTACTTATTAAATTAGAACGTTCTTTGTTTACGCTTTATGAAGTTTATGCATGAGCCGCTTCATTGTCTTTGAACGTTAAAATAGGCGGGCTGTAGTTGCAAAAATGTTGCGCGGTTAATGTTATCGATTTTCGGACGATGGAAACGGGGCCTTTAACAGCTTCCGATgaaattcaacatttttatcGGACGGATTTTATCGTTCGCGAATTTGGTGGATGTTGCACGTGTGAAATTGCTGATTTTGCTGGATTGAAATTCGTAAGTAAAGTTTCTGGTTTTTGGGTCGGGGGTTCATGGTGcaaatttcaattctttaatttttcactttttcaatttttcaattttacacttttacaattttgtaattttgtaatttttcactttttcaatttttcaattttgcaattttgcaatttttcaattactcaattacttaatttaccaattcagcaatttttcaaattttcactcgTGCGCTATATTGCCGCGTatagaattgctacgcgttatattgcaacgtatggaattgctacgcgttatatcaccacgtatgAAATTgctacgcattatatcaccacgtatggaatttctatgcgttatattgccacgtgtggaattgctgcgcgttatattgcaatttatggaattgctacgcgttatatcaccacgcatggaatttctatgcgttatattgccacgtgtggaattgctgcgcgttatattgcaatttatggaattgctacgcgttatatcaccacgcatggaatttctatacgttatattgccacgtgtagaattgctacgcgttatattgccacgtatggaattgctacgcgttatattgcagcgcctggaattgctacgcgttatattgcagcgcctggaattgctacgcgttatattgcagtgcatggaattgctacgcgttatattgcagcgTATGGACTTGTTATGCGTTATATCAGCGCGAGTTATATTtctacgtgttatatcaccacgtatggaatttctatgcgttatattgccacgtgtggtATTGCCAcaagttatatcgccatgtgtggaACCACTaaacgttatatcgccatgtgtggcGATTTCTACACAATATATCGCCGTATACGAAATTACTagacgttatattgccatctatcatacatgaaattattacaaatcATTTGAAGTGAATTTACTTTCACACGCAATGGAAAAAGGAACACGTGTTAACTCGAAAACAGTTTTATCCTCATCTGAAAATATGTTCTtcaaagaaaaacaaaataaagcaagaaaaaataaacaaaatacacATAACCATGTACAATCTctctaaaatataattaagcgtaccatctctcaaatacaattaaaCGTACAATCTCAAATACTTTATTAGaacagtaaaattttaatttcgagaGTACGCATTTACGAGACAGTCGAAGTTTAATTTCTCAGCCATTACCCATCTTAACCCGTGAAGATTTCCCTTAATCCTTGTACATATTGTTTGCAAATGAGTTACATCAACAACGTATGCTTTCCAAGAAAAGTCTGCAATTCGTAGA
Proteins encoded in this window:
- the LOC100875865 gene encoding uncharacterized protein LOC100875865 isoform X1; this encodes MKFLLPVLIAHVLQCAAAKSWNSDNYPEETFSVFGWIGYLKRLAIVGFMLAGVVLYYIPESRPHARRICYSLIDITANVLKSVLGTAEDDEMYEKIKSKCHRIRYEQNLAAQKRVSKEVAVDDEDFRYVHRSQGKRAKMFVDGDGLPTGGREKKKINAKHSKEHRQSRQRLRSSIIKEISGDPSSEIVKPVYFYSDKLEDLQKYFRSDLYNGKRLSDATLENYALLISGNPRQMAMLDDKCVKDDVIIVQDPYLKLKYKECGTSTEKLSALAEISGSEHEGPTRDYNNATELAMESYVKDVELSSIPEGDSKCSVSKPFYKSQYQCGGECCGNECFRPSVELNSRDILATSSDTKNVLKSRSTMSSKLHEMTEENNGNLHVTSYAKYNHEDGRFMKSSSLNNRKVDFRKESTDFHECEENGHRYENTCRRQKSKTSNSSKGFDCNDVPYFTDRSAEADDEISHHGERITRKHDLDEKPQRENYLYMKSSEDSIFDHVCEDFGSEPILKNRVKPALLRAVNWIFGGCPEASKCTKVGKEENHEDNSEWLH
- the LOC100875865 gene encoding uncharacterized protein LOC100875865 isoform X2 codes for the protein MKFLLPVLIAHVLQCAAAKSWNSDNYPEETFSVFGWIGYLKRLAIVGFMLAGVVLYYIPESRPHARRICYSLIDITANVLKSVLGTAEDDEMYEKIKSKCHRIRYEQNLAAQKRVSKEVAVDDEDFRGREKKKINAKHSKEHRQSRQRLRSSIIKEISGDPSSEIVKPVYFYSDKLEDLQKYFRSDLYNGKRLSDATLENYALLISGNPRQMAMLDDKCVKDDVIIVQDPYLKLKYKECGTSTEKLSALAEISGSEHEGPTRDYNNATELAMESYVKDVELSSIPEGDSKCSVSKPFYKSQYQCGGECCGNECFRPSVELNSRDILATSSDTKNVLKSRSTMSSKLHEMTEENNGNLHVTSYAKYNHEDGRFMKSSSLNNRKVDFRKESTDFHECEENGHRYENTCRRQKSKTSNSSKGFDCNDVPYFTDRSAEADDEISHHGERITRKHDLDEKPQRENYLYMKSSEDSIFDHVCEDFGSEPILKNRVKPALLRAVNWIFGGCPEASKCTKVGKEENHEDNSEWLH